DNA from Fretibacterium sp. OH1220_COT-178:
TGTCCTCTTCCTGATCCCCGTGCTGATAGGCGTGGCGTTCTGCGTCTTCACGCTCCTCTACTTCACGCCCGGAGACCCGGCGCGCATGGTGCTGGGCGACCTGGCCACGGAGGAGGCGGTCAAGGAATTTCGGGACCGGGAGGGATTGAACGACCCCTTTCTGGTGCAGTTCGGAAACTACATCTGGAAGGCCGTGACGAAGGGCGATATCGGCCGTTCCTACATCACCAAACGGTCGGTCGCCCAGGAGATCATGGCGGCGTTCCCCGCCACGCTCAGGCTGTCCGCCTTCGCGATGATCATCGCCATCGTCATCGGCATCCCCTGCGGCATCGTCTCGGCTATCAAACAGTATTCCTGGTTCGACACCTTCACGATGATCTTCGCCATGATCGGCCTGTCCATGCCGGTCTTCTGGCTGGGACTCCTGCTGATCCTGCTCTTCTCGGTGCACCTGCGCTGGCTGCCCTCCTCCGGCTTCTCCACCTTCAAGGCCATGATCCTGCCCTCGGCCGCTCTGGCCGCCCAGTCCATCTCGATGGTCACGCGCATGACGCGCTCCTCGATGCTGGAGGTCGTCCGCGCGGACTACATCCGCACGGCGCGCGCCAAGGGGCAGAAGGAGTCCGTCGTCATCTGGGTGCACGCGCTGCGTAACGCCCTGATTCCGGTGGTTACCCTCTGCGGGCTTCAGTTCGGCCATCTTCTGGCGGGGGCCATCCTGACGGAGTCCATCTTCGCCATCCCCGGGGTCGGCCGCCTCATGGTCAACTCCATCATGCAGCGCGACTACCCCATGGTCCAGGGCGGCGTCCTCTTCATCGCCGTGACGTTCAGCTTCGTCAATCTCCTGGTGGACCTGCTCTATGCCTATATCGACCCGCGCATCAAAGCGCAGCTCAAGTAAGGAGGAGGGACGATGAATATGGAACGCTCGATCGATGTTCCCGAGCTGACGAAGCGCCGCCGCCGCGGACCCCTCCTCGAGGTGCTGTTCCGGCTGAGCAAGAGCCCTCTGGCGATGTTCGGCCTCGCGATCATCCTGTTGCTGATCTTCTGCGCCATCTTTGCGGACCTCATCGCGCCCTACGACCCCGCCAAGCAGGACCTGATGCGCATGTTCGAGACCCCGTCCGCACAGCACTGGCTGGGCACGGACGAGTTCGGCCGCGACATCCTGAGCCGGCTGATCTACGGCGCGCGCGTCTCCCTGCAGGTCGGATTCATCGCCGTGGGCATCGCCCTGGTGGTGGGCGGAATGCTGGGGGCGACGGCCGGCTACTACGGCGGCTGGCTGGACAACGGCATCATGCGCGTGATGGACGTGCTGCTCTCCATCCCGCAGACCCTGCTGGCCATCGCCATCGTCGCGGCGCTGGGGCCCAGCCTCATGAACCTGATGATCGCGGTGGGCATCTCGGCCGTGCCGAACTACGCCCGCATCGTACGCGGCTCCGTCCTCTCGATCCGCGGCATGGAGTTCATCGAGGCGGCGCGGTCCGTCGGCAGCTCCGACCTGCGCATCATCCTCAAGCACATCATCCCGAACAGCATGGCCCCGATCATCGTGCAGTCCACGCTGGGCGTGGCCTCGGCCATTCTGAACGCCGCGGGGCTCTCCTTCATCGGCCTGGGCATCCAGCCGCCCAATCCCGAGTGGGGCGCCATGCTCTCCGGAGGACGCCAGTACATCCGCGACTTCCCGCACCTGACGCTCTATCCGGGCCTTGCGATCATGTTCACGATCCTCGCGCTGAACTTCCTGGGCGACGGCCTGCGCGATGCGCTGGATCCGAAGCTGAAGCGCTGACGCGGGCGAGGGGAGGAACCGAATTCAATGGACAACAAGAACAAGAAGGACCTGCTGCTGGAGGTCAGGGATCTGACGATCCAGTACGTGACGGACAGCGGTACGGTGCACGCGGTTGAGGGCCTGAACCTCCAGCTGGGCCGGGGCGAGACCCTGGGCTTCGTCGGAGAGACGGGCGCGGGCAAGACGACCACGGCGCTCGGCATCATGCGCCTGATTCCGTCGCCCCCCGGAGTGGTGCGGTCCGGAGAGATCCTCTTCGAGGGGGAGGACCTGCTGAAGAAGAGCGAGGCGGAGATGAGGTCCATCCGCGGCGGGAAGATCGCCATGATCTTCCAGGACCCGATGACGAGCCTCAACCCCGTCATGACGGTGGACAAACAGATTGCCGAGATGATCAAGCTGCACCGGAACGTCTCCGATGCGGAGGCGCTGAAGCAGGCGGGCGACATGCTGGAGCTGGTGGGCATCCGGCGCGAGCGCATGCACGACTACCCGCACCAGTTCTCCGGCGGAATGAAGCAGCGCGTGGTCATCGCCATCGCCCTGGCCTGCGACCCCGGGCTTTTGATCGCGGACGAGCCGACGACGGCGCTGGACGTGACCATCCAGGCCCAGGTGCTGGAGCTGATGAAGAAGCTGAAGCAGCAGTTCGACGCCTCGATGATCCTGATCACGCACGACCTGGGCATCGTCGCGGACATCTGCGACAAGGTCGCGATCATGTACGCGGGGCGGGTGGTGGAGTACGCGGACAAGCGCTCCCTCTACAGCAACCCGCTGCACCCCTACACGATAGGGCTCTTCAAGTCCGTTCCGGACCTGGAGGAGGACGTCGACGAGCTGGCGGTCATTCCGGGCCTGATGCCGGATCCCATGGACCTCCCGTCGGGCTGCACGTTCCATCCGCGCTGCTCCATGGCGGAGGAGAGCTGCTCCCGCGTCCGTCCCGAGGCGGTCGAGCTGGAGCCGGGGCATTTCGTGGCCTGCCCCGTGCGCGCCCGAATGCTGGGCAAGGCCTAGGGAGGTGCGGACGATGATGGACAACAACAGGCCCTACATTCGGGTCGAGAACCTGAAAAAGTATTTCAGCACCAAGCGCGGCATGCTGCACGCCGTCGACGACGTCAGCTTCGACATCAAGAAGGGCGAGACCCTGGGGCTGGTGGGGGAGTCCGGCTGCGGCAAGTCGACGCTGGGCCGGTGCCTCATCCGCCTTCTGGAGAGCACGGCGGGCAGCGTCATGCTCCAGGACCGAGGCGGCGACGGCTACACCGACGTCACGAAGGTCAGCGCCTCCACGATGAAGGAGCTGCGCAAGCGCGTGCAGATCGTCTTTCAGGACCCCTATTCCTGCCTGAACCCCCGGCTTTCCGTCTGGGAGCTCATCGCGGAGCCCCTGATCGTCAACGGCGTCTACAGCGACAGGGGGGCCATGCGCAAGCGCATCCGCGAGCTGATGAGCACGGTCGGCCTGGCGGAGCGGCTGGAGAACAGCTACCCGCACGAGCTGGACGGCGGACGCCGCCAGAGGATCGGCATCGCGCGCTCCCTGGCCCTGAACCCGGAGTTCATCGTTCTGGACGAGCCGGTCTCCGCGCTCGACGTCTGCATCCAGGCCCAGATCCTGAACCTGCTGAACGAGCTGCAGCGCGAGTTCCACTACACCTACGTGTTCATCTCGCACAACCTCAGCGTGGTGAAGCACGTCTCCGACCGCATCGCGGTGATGTACCTCGGAAAGATCGTGGAGCTGTGCGACTACAAGGAGCTCTTCGTGACCCCGCTGCACCCCTACACCCAGGCGCTCCTCTCCGCCATTCCCGTGGCGCGTCTGGACGTGCAGAAGGAGCGCATCATCCTGGAGGGCGACGTCCCCAGCCCCATCGAGCCGCCGGACGGCTGCCGGTTCATGGGGCGCTGCCGCTACTGTCAGGACGTCTGCCGCCGCGAGACTCCGGAGCTCAAAGAGCATCTGCCCGGGCACTACGTGGCGTGCCATTTCGCGGGTGATCTCAAGGAGTCGGCGAGGCCCTAGCGCCTCCGTTTCCTTTCATCCAAGCCGCGCGCATTCGGCGCGCGGCTTCTCTCGACAAGCAAGGAGATTTCGGCATGTATTCGACGCTCGAACGTTTTCTGAAGTACGTGACCTACGACACCCAGTCCGCCGTGGAGGCCGATACCGTACCCAGCACGCCGGGGCAGCTGGTTCTGGCCCGGGAGATGGCCGAGGAGCTGCGGCAGCTGGGGCTGAAGGACGTGGAGGTGACGGAGCACGCCTACGTCACCGCGACGCTGCCCGGCAACACAAAGAAGAAGGTGCCCGCCATCGGGTTCATCGCGCACCTGGACACGGCCACCGAGCTGACCGGCAAGGACGTCAAGCCTCGCGTCGTGAAGAACTACGACGGCGGCGACGTCGTCCTGAACGAGGCGGAGGGCGTGGTGCTCTCGCCGCGCGACTTCCCCTTCCTGTCCGACTACAAGGGGCAGGACCTGGTCGTTACGGACGGGACCACCCTGCTGGGCGCGGACAACAAGGCCGGCATGGCCGAGGTGATGGGGGCCGTGGACTACCTGGTGCGGCATCCGGAGGTGGAGCACGGCGACGTCAAGGTCGCCTTCACCCCCGACGAGGAGGTTGGGCACCTGGCGAAGCTGCTGGACATCGAAAAGTTCGGAGCGGACTTCGCCTACACGCTGGACGGAGGCCCGGTGGGCGAGGTCTGCTACGAGAACTTCAACGCGGCGAACGCGACGGTGCGGATCTTGGGGCGCGCGGTCCATCCGGGCACGGCCAAGGGCATGATGCTGAGCGCGGTGACGATGGGGCACGAGTTCCTGTCGCTGTTCCCGGCTGCGGAGACCCCGGCCACGACGGAGCGGTACGAGGGGTTCTATCACTGCACGAACTTCGAGGCGGGGACCGAGCGCGCGACGCTGCGCTTCATCATCCGCGACCACGATTCCAAAAGGTTCGCGGAGCGCAAGGCGTTCATGGAGAAGGCCGTGAACTGGATGCGCGACAAATACGGCGCGGACCGGTTCGAGCTGGAGATGAAGGACCAGTACTTCAACATGGCCGACAAGCTGGCGGGCAACATGCACGTGGTGGAGACGGCGATGGAGGCGATGCGCGAGCTGGGCATCGAGCCGCAAATCATCCCGATGCGCGGCGGCACGGACGGAGCGGCGCTGTCCTGGCGCGGGCTCCTGACGCCGAACCTGTTCACGGGCGGCCACAACTACCACGGCCGCTTCGAGTTCATCCCCGTCCAGGCGATGGAGAAGGCCACCGAGATGGCGCTCAAGATCCTGGAGCTCTACGTCAGAAAGGCCGGTTGATTCGGATCGATTTCACGGCGAGGCCCCCCGCGGGAGATGCGGGGGGCCTCGCCCTTTCCGAAGCGCTTCCGATAACGGCGGTTCCGCCGCAGCGCTCGGAGGGACCGCTGTCCCCCTTGCGGCCGTTTCCCGAAGGCGACGTCGGAGTGTCGGTGCTGCCGGTGCCGGCGGGGGAACGGCCGTCTGCATCGGGGAATAATTTCACGGGATCCTTTCCCTCCGCCATGTGGGAAAGCCTAAAAAGTGGTACAATAAAATCGTCTTGTAATTCAGTCTGTTTTGAGGGTCCGAATCGGACGTTCGATCGTTTTGTCCGCAAGGGAGAGGCGGGCTTACGACGAATGTCGGTCTTCCTGTCCTGCGTCGAGGGGGGATAAAAATGAGTCGGCTCAGCATCGTGACGAGAAACAAAGCGCAGACGACCGTCGAGACGTTGTACAAGGATTTGGAACGGCGCATCGTCGCCAGCCCTCCGGGGCTCTGCCCCATCGACCTCGCCTCCTCATTCCTCAAACTGTGCCACGCACAAACCTGCGGAAAGTGCGTTCCCTGCCGCATCGGTCTGGGGCAGCTCGAAAAGCTGCTCGAGAAGGTCCTGGACGGGACGGCCGACCTGGAGGCCGTCGACCTCATCCGGCGCACGGCGGAGACGGTCTACCACTCCGCGGACTGCGCCATCGGCTTCGAAGCCGCCCTCATGGTCCTGAAGGGGATCGAGGGCTTTCGGGACGACTACGAATCCCACATCCTGAGAAAACGCTGCACCTTCGAGCTGGAGCAGCCCGTCCCCTGCGTTTCGCTGTGTCCTGCTGGCGTGGACATCCCCGGCTACGTCGCGTTGGTTGCGGAGGGGCGCTATGCCGACGCGGTGCGCCTGATCCGCAAGGACAACCCAATGCCGGC
Protein-coding regions in this window:
- the nikB gene encoding nickel ABC transporter permease gives rise to the protein MLRYIVRRVLFLIPVLIGVAFCVFTLLYFTPGDPARMVLGDLATEEAVKEFRDREGLNDPFLVQFGNYIWKAVTKGDIGRSYITKRSVAQEIMAAFPATLRLSAFAMIIAIVIGIPCGIVSAIKQYSWFDTFTMIFAMIGLSMPVFWLGLLLILLFSVHLRWLPSSGFSTFKAMILPSAALAAQSISMVTRMTRSSMLEVVRADYIRTARAKGQKESVVIWVHALRNALIPVVTLCGLQFGHLLAGAILTESIFAIPGVGRLMVNSIMQRDYPMVQGGVLFIAVTFSFVNLLVDLLYAYIDPRIKAQLK
- the nikC gene encoding nickel transporter permease gives rise to the protein MNMERSIDVPELTKRRRRGPLLEVLFRLSKSPLAMFGLAIILLLIFCAIFADLIAPYDPAKQDLMRMFETPSAQHWLGTDEFGRDILSRLIYGARVSLQVGFIAVGIALVVGGMLGATAGYYGGWLDNGIMRVMDVLLSIPQTLLAIAIVAALGPSLMNLMIAVGISAVPNYARIVRGSVLSIRGMEFIEAARSVGSSDLRIILKHIIPNSMAPIIVQSTLGVASAILNAAGLSFIGLGIQPPNPEWGAMLSGGRQYIRDFPHLTLYPGLAIMFTILALNFLGDGLRDALDPKLKR
- a CDS encoding ABC transporter ATP-binding protein: MDNKNKKDLLLEVRDLTIQYVTDSGTVHAVEGLNLQLGRGETLGFVGETGAGKTTTALGIMRLIPSPPGVVRSGEILFEGEDLLKKSEAEMRSIRGGKIAMIFQDPMTSLNPVMTVDKQIAEMIKLHRNVSDAEALKQAGDMLELVGIRRERMHDYPHQFSGGMKQRVVIAIALACDPGLLIADEPTTALDVTIQAQVLELMKKLKQQFDASMILITHDLGIVADICDKVAIMYAGRVVEYADKRSLYSNPLHPYTIGLFKSVPDLEEDVDELAVIPGLMPDPMDLPSGCTFHPRCSMAEESCSRVRPEAVELEPGHFVACPVRARMLGKA
- a CDS encoding ABC transporter ATP-binding protein, producing the protein MMDNNRPYIRVENLKKYFSTKRGMLHAVDDVSFDIKKGETLGLVGESGCGKSTLGRCLIRLLESTAGSVMLQDRGGDGYTDVTKVSASTMKELRKRVQIVFQDPYSCLNPRLSVWELIAEPLIVNGVYSDRGAMRKRIRELMSTVGLAERLENSYPHELDGGRRQRIGIARSLALNPEFIVLDEPVSALDVCIQAQILNLLNELQREFHYTYVFISHNLSVVKHVSDRIAVMYLGKIVELCDYKELFVTPLHPYTQALLSAIPVARLDVQKERIILEGDVPSPIEPPDGCRFMGRCRYCQDVCRRETPELKEHLPGHYVACHFAGDLKESARP
- the pepT gene encoding peptidase T, producing MYSTLERFLKYVTYDTQSAVEADTVPSTPGQLVLAREMAEELRQLGLKDVEVTEHAYVTATLPGNTKKKVPAIGFIAHLDTATELTGKDVKPRVVKNYDGGDVVLNEAEGVVLSPRDFPFLSDYKGQDLVVTDGTTLLGADNKAGMAEVMGAVDYLVRHPEVEHGDVKVAFTPDEEVGHLAKLLDIEKFGADFAYTLDGGPVGEVCYENFNAANATVRILGRAVHPGTAKGMMLSAVTMGHEFLSLFPAAETPATTERYEGFYHCTNFEAGTERATLRFIIRDHDSKRFAERKAFMEKAVNWMRDKYGADRFELEMKDQYFNMADKLAGNMHVVETAMEAMRELGIEPQIIPMRGGTDGAALSWRGLLTPNLFTGGHNYHGRFEFIPVQAMEKATEMALKILELYVRKAG